One genomic window of Hymenobacter sp. J193 includes the following:
- a CDS encoding NADP-dependent oxidoreductase, which produces MAGVVTRVGAKVTQFKPGDEVYARVDTDRMGAFAEYVAVKEAAVAPKPASHTMEEAASLPLVALTAWQTLRDVGQLQPGQRVLIHAGSGGVGTVAIQLAKHWGAFVATTTSTANVEWVQQLGADRVIDYKKEAFENVLEGYDLVLDTLGGEALDKSFQVLKAGGKVVSVAGPPDPQFAKDQGMNWLLQQVMGVLSFRVRRLAKKHQASYSFFLMHPSGAQLRELGALLDASIMRPVVDRTFPFEATKEALDYLETGRAKGKVVITLS; this is translated from the coding sequence GTGGCCGGCGTAGTGACGCGGGTTGGGGCGAAGGTGACGCAGTTTAAGCCCGGCGACGAGGTATACGCCCGCGTCGACACAGACCGCATGGGCGCTTTTGCCGAATACGTGGCCGTAAAAGAGGCCGCCGTGGCCCCCAAACCTGCCAGCCACACTATGGAAGAGGCTGCGTCCCTGCCGCTGGTGGCCCTCACGGCCTGGCAAACACTGCGCGACGTGGGCCAGCTGCAACCCGGGCAACGGGTGCTCATTCACGCCGGCTCGGGCGGCGTAGGCACGGTAGCCATTCAGCTGGCGAAGCACTGGGGGGCTTTCGTGGCTACCACCACGAGCACCGCCAACGTGGAGTGGGTACAGCAGCTGGGCGCCGACCGGGTTATCGACTACAAAAAGGAGGCATTTGAAAATGTGCTGGAGGGCTACGACCTCGTGCTCGACACGCTGGGCGGGGAAGCCCTGGATAAGTCTTTCCAGGTGTTGAAAGCCGGCGGCAAAGTCGTGTCCGTGGCCGGGCCGCCCGACCCACAGTTTGCCAAAGACCAGGGCATGAACTGGCTGTTGCAGCAGGTGATGGGGGTGCTCAGCTTCCGCGTCCGTCGGCTCGCCAAAAAGCACCAGGCCAGCTATTCCTTCTTTCTTATGCACCCCAGCGGCGCGCAGCTGCGCGAGCTTGGTGCGCTGCTGGACGCCAGCATCATGCGCCCGGTGGTAGACCGCACATTCCCGTTTGAAGCTACTAAAGAGGCGCTGGACTACCTGGAAACCGGCCGAGCCAAGGGCAAAGTGGTGATTACGCTGAGCTGA